One candidate division Zixibacteria bacterium HGW-Zixibacteria-1 DNA window includes the following coding sequences:
- a CDS encoding metal-binding protein: MAKIAIIGCKRIQDQLCVACEKCLKAMSLKDGEFSRYQDNIELVALGNCGDCPGLIMPKLTLIKEMAGLLERDFDTIHLGTCIVKAKKTGKCPLDFEQLATMVKENFDKDLVVGTHNY; the protein is encoded by the coding sequence ATGGCAAAAATCGCAATTATCGGTTGCAAGAGAATTCAGGATCAGCTCTGTGTCGCCTGCGAAAAATGCCTGAAGGCAATGAGCCTGAAAGACGGCGAATTTTCTCGCTATCAGGACAATATCGAACTGGTCGCCCTGGGCAACTGCGGCGACTGCCCCGGCTTGATAATGCCCAAACTGACACTGATAAAGGAAATGGCCGGGTTGCTGGAGCGGGATTTTGACACCATTCACCTGGGGACATGTATTGTCAAAGCAAAAAAAACCGGGAAATGCCCCCTTGATTTCGAGCAGCTTGCAACTATGGTAAAAGAAAATTTCGACAAAGACCTGGTGGTCGGCACGCATAATTATTAA
- a CDS encoding MBL fold metallo-hydrolase → MKPLEIKKDIFGVGAIDWNLRDFHGYSTEKGTTYNSYLVMSDKTVLFDTVKAAFADEFIADLKSVLGDRKLDYIVSNHAEMDHSGALPAVMQAFRPEKVICTKACQDALNRHFHGNDWPFELIKEGDELNLGNRTVQFFGSAMIHWPESMVSLLKEDKLLISNDIFGQHWATSERYDDEVDQGELSRQSAKYYANIFLPTSPAVKKFLEKLETKGLEFDMIAPDHGLILRKNLAGSLAAYKAWANWEAKPKAVVIYDTMWESTAQMARAITRGLSGEGVSVKLFDLRTSHRSDIMTDLLDARAVVLGSSILNSGILPKMADMITYMKGLRPLNKIGASFGSYGWKNTITKMLNEQLEEMKVELVDEGFSVQYVPSEDDLATCIELGRKIKNSILGS, encoded by the coding sequence ATGAAACCGCTTGAAATAAAGAAAGACATATTTGGGGTTGGAGCGATCGACTGGAATTTGCGTGACTTCCACGGCTACTCGACCGAAAAAGGAACGACGTACAACTCTTATCTTGTCATGAGCGATAAAACCGTACTTTTCGATACGGTCAAAGCCGCCTTTGCCGATGAATTCATAGCCGACTTGAAGTCGGTACTGGGCGACCGAAAGCTCGATTATATCGTCAGCAATCATGCCGAAATGGATCACTCCGGGGCACTGCCCGCAGTTATGCAGGCCTTTCGGCCCGAAAAAGTTATCTGCACCAAGGCTTGCCAGGACGCCCTCAACCGGCATTTTCACGGCAATGACTGGCCGTTCGAACTTATCAAGGAAGGTGATGAACTGAATCTCGGCAATCGAACGGTACAGTTTTTCGGGTCGGCCATGATCCACTGGCCGGAAAGCATGGTGTCGTTGCTCAAAGAAGACAAGCTGTTGATTTCCAATGACATTTTCGGCCAGCACTGGGCCACCAGCGAACGGTACGACGACGAGGTCGATCAGGGCGAGCTGTCCCGGCAGTCGGCCAAGTACTATGCCAATATCTTTCTGCCCACATCGCCCGCGGTTAAGAAATTCCTGGAGAAACTCGAAACCAAGGGGCTGGAATTTGATATGATTGCGCCCGACCATGGCTTGATTTTGAGAAAAAACCTGGCCGGCAGCCTGGCCGCATACAAAGCCTGGGCCAATTGGGAAGCAAAACCTAAGGCAGTTGTAATTTATGATACGATGTGGGAAAGCACCGCCCAAATGGCCCGGGCCATAACGCGCGGACTTTCAGGAGAAGGTGTTTCGGTCAAACTATTCGATCTTCGCACCAGTCACCGAAGCGATATCATGACGGACCTGCTCGATGCCAGGGCCGTGGTGCTCGGTTCATCAATCCTTAACAGCGGTATCCTGCCGAAAATGGCCGACATGATTACCTATATGAAGGGTCTGCGCCCTCTCAACAAAATCGGGGCGTCATTCGGCTCCTATGGTTGGAAAAACACCATTACCAAAATGCTGAACGAACAATTGGAAGAGATGAAAGTCGAACTGGTTGATGAGGGTTTCAGTGTTCAGTATGTCCCGAGTGAAGATGATCTGGCTACATGTATCGAATTAGGCCGGAAGATAAAGAATTCAATTTTAGGATCGTGA
- a CDS encoding response regulator, translating into MLMKEAVEILVIDDEPEAVRTIVEMLHMAGFAASSVSGGVAALEYLREHQVDLLICDVIMPGMDGFAVLKAVKKEYPEIRVVLITGSGDADSVRKAFLLGADEFITKPFDAQDLSLVIERVCWHLAAEG; encoded by the coding sequence ATGCTGATGAAGGAAGCGGTCGAAATCCTTGTCATCGACGACGAACCGGAGGCTGTGCGGACCATCGTGGAGATGCTCCATATGGCCGGATTTGCGGCCTCATCGGTCTCCGGCGGCGTTGCGGCCCTGGAATATCTTCGGGAGCATCAGGTCGATCTGCTGATATGTGATGTGATTATGCCGGGGATGGATGGATTTGCCGTATTGAAGGCGGTCAAGAAGGAATACCCTGAAATTCGGGTGGTGCTTATCACCGGCAGCGGCGATGCCGATTCCGTCAGAAAAGCCTTTCTGCTGGGAGCCGATGAATTTATCACCAAGCCGTTTGATGCCCAGGATTTGAGCCTTGTGATCGAGCGGGTCTGCTGGCATCTGGCCGCCGAAGGCTGA
- a CDS encoding two-component system response regulator — protein MPDILIVDDENHVRKLYAAFLSREGYNIDTAAGGEEALTLLRQKKVDLVVLDIELEDVSGLELLKQIRTEHPEIFIVLNSAYAVYKSDFHTWLADGYIVKSTDIKPLKDKIESLLVTHEKK, from the coding sequence ATGCCTGATATCCTTATTGTTGATGATGAAAATCATGTGAGAAAGCTGTATGCAGCGTTCCTGTCTCGTGAAGGTTACAATATCGATACGGCGGCCGGAGGCGAGGAGGCACTGACATTGCTGAGACAGAAAAAAGTCGATCTGGTAGTTCTCGATATAGAATTGGAAGATGTCAGCGGCCTGGAATTACTCAAACAAATCAGGACGGAGCATCCCGAAATCTTTATAGTCCTTAACAGCGCCTATGCCGTGTATAAGTCCGATTTCCATACCTGGCTGGCGGACGGATATATCGTCAAATCGACCGACATAAAGCCATTGAAAGATAAAATCGAATCATTGCTGGTGACGCATGAAAAAAAATAA